In Bacillus sp. DX3.1, the following proteins share a genomic window:
- the prpD gene encoding 2-methylcitrate dehydratase produces the protein MIKTNEIKKRDALLEEITDYVLDKEVTSSEAFSTARYVLLDTLGCGILALQYPECTKLLGPIVPGTVVPNGTRVPGTSFVLDPVRGAFNIGCMIRWLDYNDTWLAAEWGHPSDNLGGILAVADYVSRVRISEGKEPLKVRDVLEMMIKAHEIQGVLALENSLNRVGLDHVLYVKVATTAVVTKMLGGTREEINNALSHAWIDNSSLRTYRHAPNTGSRKSWAAGDATSRGVHLALMALKGEMGYPTALSAPGWGFQDVLFNKQELKLGRSLDSYVMENVLFKVSYPAEFHAQTAAECAVKLHPVIKDRLDEIDRITITTHESAVRIIDKEGPLNNPADRDHCLQYITAIGLLKGDIVADDYENEVALDPRVDGLRDKMVVVENKQYSLDYLDPNKRSIANAVQVHFKDGTVTENVECEYPLGHRFRREEAIPKVVQKFTANIAVHYSNKQQEQIHEACLNEEKLENMNINEFVDLFLI, from the coding sequence ATGATAAAAACAAACGAAATCAAAAAAAGAGATGCATTATTAGAGGAAATTACGGATTATGTACTAGATAAAGAGGTGACAAGTTCAGAAGCATTTAGCACAGCTCGCTATGTGTTATTAGATACACTTGGATGTGGTATTTTAGCATTACAATATCCAGAATGTACGAAGTTACTTGGACCGATTGTACCAGGAACTGTTGTGCCAAATGGTACACGTGTACCAGGGACTTCATTTGTTCTTGATCCAGTTCGCGGTGCTTTTAATATTGGCTGTATGATCCGTTGGCTTGATTATAACGATACATGGCTTGCAGCAGAATGGGGCCATCCGTCCGATAACTTAGGTGGTATTTTAGCAGTTGCTGATTACGTGAGCCGTGTTCGTATTTCGGAAGGAAAAGAGCCATTAAAGGTGCGCGATGTATTAGAAATGATGATTAAAGCTCATGAAATTCAAGGTGTACTTGCGTTAGAAAATAGTTTGAACCGCGTTGGTCTTGACCATGTGTTATATGTAAAAGTAGCAACAACAGCAGTTGTTACAAAAATGTTAGGTGGTACGCGAGAAGAAATTAATAATGCATTGTCTCATGCATGGATTGATAATTCTAGTTTACGTACATATCGTCATGCTCCAAATACAGGGTCTCGTAAATCATGGGCAGCTGGGGATGCAACGAGCCGCGGTGTTCATCTTGCACTTATGGCACTAAAAGGTGAAATGGGTTATCCGACAGCATTATCTGCGCCAGGTTGGGGATTCCAAGATGTATTATTTAATAAACAAGAGCTGAAGTTAGGAAGATCTTTAGATTCTTATGTAATGGAAAATGTGTTATTTAAAGTATCATACCCAGCAGAATTCCATGCACAAACAGCTGCAGAATGTGCTGTGAAACTGCATCCAGTAATCAAAGATCGTTTAGACGAAATTGACCGTATTACAATTACGACGCATGAATCAGCAGTTCGTATTATTGATAAAGAAGGTCCGCTTAACAATCCGGCTGACCGTGATCATTGCTTACAATATATTACTGCAATTGGTCTATTAAAAGGCGATATCGTTGCGGATGACTATGAAAACGAAGTGGCACTTGATCCTCGAGTAGACGGCTTACGAGATAAGATGGTCGTTGTAGAAAATAAACAGTACAGTCTTGATTATCTTGATCCGAACAAGCGCTCAATCGCCAACGCAGTTCAAGTTCACTTTAAAGATGGTACAGTAACAGAAAATGTAGAGTGTGAGTATCCACTTGGTCATCGTTTCCGTAGAGAAGAAGCGATTCCGAAAGTCGTACAAAAGTTTACAGCGAACATTGCTGTTCATTATTCAAATAAACAACAGGAACAGATTCATGAAGCTTGTTTGAATGAAGAAAAATTAGAAAATATGAATATAAACGAATTTGTTGATCTTTTCTTAATTTAA